One Asterias rubens chromosome 8, eAstRub1.3, whole genome shotgun sequence genomic window, CCCACCGCCAACCCAGCAATGAGTCAAGTCCCAATCTCGTGTCGTCGCCAaacagaaaactattgttttgtgatgctctgcgtTCCCCAAACATGttccattctcgggaccacatttttgGACGGCGAGTGCGATATGCTTGGGGACCTCttacacgagaacgggacttgaatcaagcatggaggaataatttcCTCCATGAATCAAGTATACCCCAGGAACCGTTCTCAATTCCCGATATCTCATTTCTGTTATTATAGTGgttctttgttttgcttttctgtCTTAACGCCGTTCCACGGTAACTTTATAAGAGGTTTGACCAGTTCGAGATCTTTGTTGTAACGAGAGCCGACTGTACATATTGTAATACCATCTTGGTTTGTTATCTGTAGGTAATATGCCGGCAGTTGAAGTACGGTAATCCCGAAAAGGCGCGAGAGAGTAACGGTGACTACTACAAGGCCGGGTCAGCTGGCATGCGCGTGCTCCTGGATAACGTTGGCTGTTACGGGGACGAGACCACACTGGCATCATGCCATCACCGGGGATGGTACATTGAGAACTGCTACGGGAATACGGAGCTTGCTGCAGTTGTGTGTGAACCAGCAAGTACGTCATACCTTTATCTGAACCCGTTTGCCCTTTTGCCGTGTCCCCTGTGTCCGGAAACAACTGAATACGTCCCAAATGCACCGAAAGGGAGTGAGACGTTTGAGCATGGTTTGACCGGCCACCGTCGGtttgattaaacaaaaatatgtgaATGGGAAAAGTAAAGGGGCtgcaattaataataatgtataattttttttgttaagcatTGTTAGTAATTGTGCCGTtcaaaattgtttctttctcttAGTCGAACAAGGCTACCTGACTGTGGGAGCCATTGCGGGCATCGTGACGGGTTCAATACTAGTCATTATATTCGTTATGATGCTCGGTGCTGTCTGCTGCAAGCAAATGAAGAACAAGAAGAGGTCTCGCACCGATCCCACCTCTGCCACCGCTTATAGTCAGAACACCACATACATGATCTCACGCGGCTCTGCCGCAGCTCCTGGTGTCCATCTACCAGCTGGTAACCAACCCGGTGTTGTGCATTACAACGTGGCAGCAGTACCACCGGGACCACCTCCGTATTCCGTCGTAGGCCCGCCTGGTTCAGCCGTCGCCGGGTACCAACAGCCAACGTATCCTGGGGCTACTCTTGGAGGGACGGCTGGAAATTAATCGCAAACTATGTATACGCCTACACATTTAAGTGAGTAATAAGTTTTGCTTGCATTTACACAGCAATTTGGAACATTAGGAACTGCTGGACAGACCAATGAACATTAGAACTGAATGGTCAGACCAAAAGTGTCAAAATGTTGCAACTTATAGAGACAAGTTTTAGTTTTGTGATGAAGTGTTGTTAATTTTGCTTgccttttattatattttttaaaaattattgaaaTATACTGTTAAAAGCATATTAAATATGCTTTTCACTATATCAAAAGgatcatattaattttgttttaatatgatCCCTTTGATATAGTTACATGTGCTGCCTTGTGATCCTTTTCATGTAGAATAGAGTTTGTATTGGTACCATGGTCGTACAAAATGTGTATACAGCAGCCTATTTCCTCATCTAGATtctgaacaggctttgatgaGAACTCACATAGATGTAGATGTGTGTATACTGCATGTACGGCAGTTAATGGTTAAATGGCTTCATGACTTGCACCCCGACTAAAAATATTGGCAAAACGGGGAGATAACCAGTACAAGATTACTCAGTTGGTGAAGCGCTGGCACAGTATAGCCAGAGGTTTCAGGTACAAGTTCCGCTCAACAAAAACTACGTAGTAAACCCTACCGCACATAACTCAGCGATTCTTGGGAGTATTTTTATGATAAGGTACTACCAGTGCATAATATGAAGTTCACCTGTGTGACAATGACGTGCGATCGATGTGTACATTGaaagtgaaaaacaaattgtggaaCAAATTCATGTTAGAAGTTTTACCCATCAAGTAAATATTCCAGTCTACGACTCCAGCAACTCcagatttgttttgcattaCGTTTACCACTTTTGGATGTATCAGACTTTTTTGACTTTCACCTTGTTTTACCATCTTTGGGCTTTTTTTGGAGGGTAATGTTTCGGGGAGGATCTGTGGCTATCGAAGGAACGTTCTCAAGGAGTTGGACTTTCGTGATGTAATCCACATTGTTGAGTTGGTATGGAAATGTTTATCGAGTAAAGGCCCGACTTCTTACATGCTGTGTGGGCCTTGATAACAATCCACTATTAAATTACAATTATccttttattttttcccaaatAGCTAAataatcagaaatcagactaggGAGAAATTTTCAGAGGGGAGAATACCATAACTGAAGTTAATAAGAATGGGATTTGTACATATGGGGCAGACAGACGCGTTGTATAAGGCGGACTGCGGCTTTCAGAGCAGTccagtgttgtttttttctttgagcgGGTAAAtaaaagtgcgccctctgttggtgaacAGTTCAATAATAATGTAAACTTCTTGAGTCCAGATTAGCAcagttttaataaaaaaaactcaaatgaCTTCTTTGCAAAGTGACGTTTCCTCACTGTTTTATTGCGACATTCTTGTTGATGTTTCCATAATGTTGATAAATATTGCAAGTAAAAAACTAAATATGAAAGTGCGATATCACATAAATAGCCTCTAAATAGCAGCCAGGTTATTTGGAAGAAAATCAGTTCCCAATAATACCTTTCTACATTTTGGTTTGAGaacaaaatgcaagaaaaactgtttgaacaaatttaaaaatataaaattcttaattttcaaaattcaaGGAATTATGAATCAGATCGTGCGTTTGGTTTATTTCTGTAGAAAACAAACTAGAGAAAAGGTGTACTTTACACAGCAGGTTTACTTCAATAAATTACAGATTGTTTCTTTTAAGACAATGTTTTCCGAACATAATCAATGTAACTATACATGATGCCAATCCTgctaatatttttgttatgggGACCTCTGAAACTTCTAATTTTCTGTTGTAAACCTAGTCACATATATTTTCATGAGTGGTTCTTGAAGCATGatgaaattattaatattatttaaattcATAAAATTTATAAACTTTTATGTACTAAATTTACTACTACATGATGCTTTTCATAAAAATGAAGTTCTACAAATGTCGTTTGAATAAACACAAGACAAATAATCATGTGCAATACCTACTCACACTTCAAAATGAGTTATGCAATCTACATCTACCAGAACATTCAACAATGATTCAGCTTGTAAAGCTACCCATGTGCAACTACGCCATAAACCATCAGTAAACCTTcattgggagacttttgaacactaggtggcagcagacttacaaagtaaattttgatttgtttctgtCGTTTTGAGCATGCTCATATTATTtacaagaacaatggatttacctggtaagtctgctgaacctcaaaagtcccccattattACCACGATGGTGATCATTTCACTCCAAGCAAAGCACACTGGTCCAAAACTACTTGGAAAAAATAccatttttttggtttttttgttaaGAGCATCTTTAAACTTAACAGCAACGCATACATTTTACAGGAATGGGAAGTGTTGTAGGTTCTGAAGGACCATCATTATTTGTTAAGTGCATTTAAGTGCAAAATGGTGGCTCAATTGGCACTACAGAGTACCTAGGATGCAAAAgcttccagggcccttaagcgggccccaGAAAAGCTGAGTTCTATCTTTATGCTTTGCTTGCAACTTGTCTTTGCAAACACCAAAATATGTTCCAGTGTGCCCGCAGAGCACATTTGTTTTCCAGTACTGCAAGGTAGCAGTACGAAGAGCAACAGGCTGAACTCAAAGCTCCGAGATGAATTCTGGTGCTTAACAACTTCCACCAGGAAAAATAGGTGTGAATATAGGATTTgcaacaattaaatttttgaaataaatataccctgttttacaattttgagaaGAAACTCTACAAAAGTACCCATATTTTGGCAATTTGCAGACCTCACCGATTGTCAAAATGACCCGGCTTTCTTCACCTTTGAAGTTGGGCGAGGGAAGCTAGTCAAGAAACAAATTAGTGGTTGGACTGCATGTATAAAGGTGATCACTAAGTGATCTTGAATGGTTGATGACGTCAAATGTAGCTACGGTTTAATTTGTCTTACTGCATCATTACGTAATATTAACAAACTAATTTCTACTACTGACCAAGGTCGTGCAACTAAGAACATGGATATGTTTGGATGGTCAAAATGCTTGACTAGTCATGCATGTTAGGTTGACTTCTCTCTACATTGTGCAATGTGACTCGCATATCTGaaagataaaaatcaaatcgttAAGAATTTAAAAGTGTATATAATGGTACAGCAAAGATCTTACATTATCTTaagtacaataataataataataataataataactttcgatttatatagagcctaataactaacacttaattctctaagcgcttaaacaaattcttatatagcgcatttcacaataaccgtatcaatgcgctttacattagtgcccaggTATGATTTGttctcttatttatttattttttatacacaGTAGCCCATTCAACCAAAGTTGTTTTTCAAGGGGCTGTGTGttacacactgtacatgtaaaaaCATCTTAAAGTACAACATTGGTTTCTGGAAAAACACAGCTATgatctaatagatgttaaatttgcatcggggataaagaatattattattattattattattattattattattattattattattattattattatttttttttttacccatacaccgatgtgtgttagcactgtatacttaatactttcccgagtcctgtgaaaaaatatcacaggcatgttactcgggtgggattcgaacccacgacccttgcgattctagagcagtgtcttaccaactagactaccgctATGATCATCACATTTATTTggttaagacactgctctagaattgcaaaggtcgtgggtttgaatcccacgcAAATTATATGCCTGTAACTTTGTTCACAGCGCGCAGGGAAAGAACGGAGTGTAGAATACTAACAAACACTGGTGTATGTggggaaaaacaaattcatattGTTCTTTATACCCAATGCAAATGACCATCTATTAAGGGTGTtttgaatcaatgaaataaaatgtccCAGTGAGCAGGTGTAATAATTTTGGAAGCGACATGAGCTTGGATGCGTGACAAATTCTAGCCCTTTTTAattacacctttggtaattgttaaagaccagtcttccaacttggtgtatctcagcatatgcacaaaataacaaacctgtgaaaatttgaactcagttggttgtcgaagttaccaaataatgatggaagaaaaaaacacctttagcacacaaagttgtgtgctttcagatgcttgattttgggacctcaaaatcaaattctgaggtctcaaaatcaaattcaaacattttagtgagaaattactgctttctccaaaaatatatttcttccgagggagttgtttctcacaatgtttgattaTATCAACCagaactctccattgcttgttaccaagtaagtttttatgctaacatttattttgagtaattaccaatattattgtccagtgcctttgagaagccactattatttttACGTTTGATTAAATTTAAAGAGCATACGCTTACCCTTTGAGTGAGataggtgctacataaatctGAATGTAATCTTCTATACAGACTTGGGTCTCTCTGGAGCAGTACCCCACACAACCAGATCATTGAAGTTCACCTGTgggttttaacaaaacaaaaagtgactGGAAAGAAGACTAGGAGCTCGATTTCAAAAAACCGTTATAATTGATCTAAATTGTACATCAATCTCAAATCaattcattttaatttctaaTCCATAAGCCTACACAAGATAAACAATGGAACATAAATGTAGAAGTATAACAACTAGGCCTATATATGCAAAGAATAAGAAATAAATTTATACAGTACAAAgcaaaacataacaaacatCTCTTGAGAATGGAAGtagaggggcccataaaaagcagacCTTGTCGAGTACTAACCCCCTACAAAAAATAAAGTAATGTTTGTGATCAATGAAGCACAAAATAGGGCAAATAGTTGAGAATGTGGCAAAAACACAAACTATGAAATTATTTataagataaaaacaaacacaaaatattaaaatgtacagGATGGTAAATAAAGtgactttattaaaaaaaaaaaatactttcaacCTACAAATCAACCTACAAGCATGACAAGAGACaatacaattttaacattttaagggCCACCCAGGCAACAACCAGGAGCAAAAGAGGCaacctccatgaagtatcagccGTTGACTTCACCAAACTCCTAACTTACGTAGGACTAATCTtacttaggacttaggacgagttaatttctgtatccatagacgttgggaagcattgaactcatcctaagttaggcagGTTACTCGTTATATCGAGTtacgattaatcctagcgttttgtgaaattggctgcaggcctagtaaaaatattaaaatggaaatgacaaccccccccccccccaacttcagagcacaggcctgtatgatacacatttctccttggtaatgggcaccctatgaggaaaatattaatttcaactAGAGCattacaagggcaccaaggcaatggccaagggggcatggaggcaattgcctcaggCTTGAGCATGTTTCCAAAATCtaaattttaaagaaagatAACAAAATGACCTACCCAGGCTGCAGTTAGGAAGAAAAACGCCACACCACCACCCATCCAGATGGCACCTGACAACTTGGGTAGTTCCATTGGCTCAGTGGCCATGCTGCGACGTACGACAGTAGTTGGTGTCCGGGTTACCAGTGACGGCATCCTGGTAGACATGCCTGCTGGACAGCAATAGCCAACGggtaatgtttgaaaaattggTTTGGCATAGGGGTAGGTGGTGGCtgtgcctacatgtacatgtagcatgtatcttttatcaaaataattttctttcaagttaatacataataataactaCACCGCCTATGAAACAAATAACCAGCACTATAGCAAAATCATTTGTTTGAACCcaatacaaaaaaactttttacaaagtattttgtatttgattttgaggaaTTAGTTTGATTTTACCCTTCATTGTTTTCTTAGATAATTGTACTTTGTATTATTcattcctccatgcttaaaAAAGGCTTGGGTTTCAACTTTGGTTATTGTTAATTTaaacgagtgaaaaagtggtggcgccatacaaaaagttatttaaatgTACGAACAGGGCTTTTGGTGCTGTATGAGGTTCATGGAAACAAtagtggaacgaacctcatTTATAGTTCTAGGGCTAGGAGgagtatacccccccccccccccaccaagcAGGTGAGGTGACCCAGGCCAAAGACCAAACCaagcaatacaaaaataaattgcacTATTGctcacaaaaagaaaagaataagAGGAAAATGTGTACACCTTCCAAAATAAAAGCATGAAAATCACAAACCTATATAAAGCACTGCCTCCACTTTTAGagtaatgccccccccccaaccccacccccGAAAATATCCAGGCTACGAAGTGTGTCGTGAGTCAGATTATGGTGGAGTGAAGCgatttttatacaaatttgttcgataccaaaaaaaataatcttcGGTTGAATTTCAGCCGAATTAAGCAAAGAAATAGGTAATCCATTACTTACCTTTTCGAAGCAAGACTCTGGAAATGTTAGCCAACATGATTTATTCGGGATCTTACTCAAACTTGGGGATAAATATCGCTGTTTACTAGAAATACTGAACCAAGTGCAGATAATCAAAGAGTAAGATTTCCTAGCAAAGCGCCACCAAGCGACGACCAGTCAATGGGAGGAAACAATGGTCGATCAATATTTTGCTTAGTCTTGGCTCAAGGACGACTTTGTATTTTCGAATAACTAGATTCGTCACTAAACTAGGAAAAGTGGCAATTTTTAATGGCATTGCCGATTGAAGAAATGTACTTATGAAGCGAAGAGACAATCTTCACGAACAAGGCATCATTTAAAACCATATGGTGATGGATTTTATCAGTGTGTACTCGGTCCTAGTCTACTCCTAcccatacatgtaataataagaagaaaaacaaactgatCAAGAAATCACCTAATTATATTTTTGGGTAGCATATTTTTTTACCCCTCCAGATGATGTATCACAATTGTTTGGTAAAATTAAGTACAACTTTTTGGATGCAATTGTATTGGTCAAAGAGAACAAGGGAGAGCACAAAAAAACCTTacaaaaaacttgactccaatAAGTAAACAGGACACAAAAACTAACAACCCGAACCATTATTTAGTCCATCAACGTTTTAGCACTTTGAACCCAAAAAATGATGGGCTTAACCCATGGCTAAACTAAGATAAAGATCTTATAGATAGTTTGCCGCATTTTGAACACTGAACACGGAAGACAGAATGAAACACTAAAGCcggaaaacatttcataaagatgTCTTTGACATAATATTTATTCAGTTCATTtgaatggaaacaaaaacatgcaaaacaaataatacccattttcattttatcacTTGCATGATTCAGTTCAATGCGATAGTTAGCTTACTTTATATGCTTTATCTTATATTTTTGTGTTAGAATCTGTGACTTAAAATGCAATAATGTTATACAATGACAATAAAAGCAATCATGGAAGTCAGAAATCAACCTTAATCTATGTCTCATagcagaccagggcccaatctcaaaaggctgtaagcacagaaaattaaattcagtttacattgttgtggctggcGACCCActcaatttctgcttagcaaagaaatttgtcaagcagtattttctacttatttaatagctttatgaaattggttccaGGAAGGTACTGTCTATAATTTGTCTTAACTTCTATAAAGTGACATTCTCCCTTCCCTCCTTGAACGTTATCAATGGAAACCAAAGTACAAATTGTACTACAAAGTAAGATATAAAATACATGTTGTTTACCTGCAGTAGAGGGTAAATATTAATTGCAATAGCGAATAGGACTACATGTAATTGAAGTAAAAAACATAGTAAGgggaatcaaaataaaaaaaatccaaaaatgaaacataaatATCTTCTTGAAATAATCCCACGGCAACCTCGGACTataactttttattatttacatgtTTTGCTGTTGATCCAACAttgtatttctcttttttttctaactCTCAAAAAAGTATAAATTAAAACTCTTTACAGTTTTGTACATAATAAATTATACACAGAATatgaaaatgcattttttttgtattcttcaTTTCTTTCAGCAATAAACAAATAGGTAAACCAATAAAACTAAATTTTGCCTGTTCAGTCTTGTGCTACTCTTAAAGCTTTTACTAACTAAACCCCAAAAGACTGTACATCACaatggctcaatttcataaaagcttgtaagcacaagaacttgctcagcacagtcaaatcttgcttaatagaaacaggttaccagccaaaatcatATTCTGTTTACGTTGTTGCCACATAGTGGTTTCCAGCTCATTTTGACATTATTGTTAAACAGTATGTTCTGAAATTAAGCCCATGACaaatgtttggggggggggggggggcctgttTATATCAAAAATGTAATCCAGCAACAGCCTTGCAGGTACTAAATTTGGTC contains:
- the LOC117293605 gene encoding scavenger receptor cysteine-rich domain superfamily protein-like, which translates into the protein MIRSASDVSLLVIVVAAIVTCTTAYRKGDVRLDTGQNMVSPYEGVVQVYNNGSWGGVCAGEFGNHEAMVVCHQLGYELNTRTAKSQDMFPGNNNMVVTVSRLGCHGNENSLGNCPTVEYVTGASPTVCLGDWDVAAVACSPIDDYAVRLMGGSNRFEGRVEVYHREHSSGVWGTICNDYWGYSDSKVICRQLKYGNPEKARESNGDYYKAGSAGMRVLLDNVGCYGDETTLASCHHRGWYIENCYGNTELAAVVCEPAIEQGYLTVGAIAGIVTGSILVIIFVMMLGAVCCKQMKNKKRSRTDPTSATAYSQNTTYMISRGSAAAPGVHLPAGNQPGVVHYNVAAVPPGPPPYSVVGPPGSAVAGYQQPTYPGATLGGTAGN